ttcttttctcgttCCAGTGCAATATCCTTCAACCAAGTACAACGGACGCCTTACTATAGTATACGTGTGCAcggaaaaaaatcagttattCTACTTTAACTTGCACTTTTAACGTCCCACTGTGTCTAAGTTGATCAGAGAATCTTTATATTGTCACGTTTATGAATTCCGAATCAATAATAATCCAGCATTCGCGGGctgaactcttcttctcttcgtctGTTTTAGAGACCACTGGCtatgtgtgacacacacacacacacacgccaaatGGCTTTCATGTGCAAATTCCAATGATGTCACTGTCTTTTATGTGCAAATACCAATGATGTCATCGCGGTCTGTGGGCACTCGTACACAAATAAAATCATTTGCAAACATCACCGTGGTCCAGAGCCACCAGACATTCGAGTGGAGTTGTTGAGTGAAGTGGTCGCATGGGATTGTTTACGTGTAACATTCTGAGTCgaaagtcagaattctgagaTTATAAACTCCCACGCGTGGCCCGTAATCCTCTTCGGTAAGAACAAACTATATAAAAGCCTGTCAGGTTTGTTTTGCGCTGGGTTATAAAGTTGTATTTAGAAGGATTCGGCCATGGAGCTTTACTCCCGTCATCTCGGGTCTGGCAGGTTCAGGGTCAGAAGTCAGAATTCGGAGATTAAAGACCAAAATATAGTAAAGatattttacagcaaaaaaagtttaaaaaaaaatagtaaagaGGGCAAATAGTTGAGCTCTGACATCAACCACAGAGCTTAAATTCCTTCTAATTTTTCAAGAATGGATCTCCTTATTTGAATATCTGTCACTGTGATATATGATATGACTGATGACtgtttccttttccccctcttttatcatttatacattttattttaacatatatatatataagacgaatatatatatatatatatatatatatatatatatatgacgaATCAGCCTTATTAGTCTTATTACAGTCGACCTCATTGTTCTTTCTGTGTCAAAATAAAGTTGCAAAATCTTGGGGTAAATTCAGGGTGTTTTTATAgtgaagattaaaataaaagaatttgtCTATTAAGtccatataaatataaaatgtatgtcaCATAAATCTGTGAGTTACCAGAAGCAAATGTAAGTGTGATTACTGTATTTcctcatttaattttctttttaattttaactttcTTTAATTGCATAATTGGCACTTTTACAACATATCgatgatgcccccccccccctcccccagccccGCCAAACCTTGCATGCtggcacctcctcctcctcttcttccttctcttcctcctcctcttcctcttcctcctccttctcctcctcgtcctcctcctcttcctcgtcctcctcctcctcttcctcctcctcttcctcctcctcctcttcctcctcctcctcgttctcctcctcctcttcctcctcttcctcctcctcctcttcctcgtccttgTGCGAATCTTAAAGTTTAAATGAGTTCATCAATTGTCggtgtgttcatttttgtttgacGCAGCTTTTTtttcgaccccccccccccccccccccccgcacgaGGAGGCCTGAGCGGGACTCAAAGGTAAAGTCTCCCACTTGTTCATTAGTAGTTTATTAGCTGCGGTGCTAATTCTCTGCACGACGCTAATGGTCTAATTAAGagtgttgaaaaataaataaataaataaatgagtcaaGGTGAGTTGTATATTTAAATTATGAGCTCCAGTCGATGGACAATAATGAAAATTAGAgcaaatttttttattattattattgcatttATGTTATTATTCCCCCTCATGATAAACATCAGATTAGTTCTTAACTGTGAAATTCAAATGTTGCATAttcattctttcactttttgttaCAAAAATTGATTTAGGACGTTTTCAAGATGGCTGACGCGGCGTCCAGCAGAAGAGCGAAGAGGACCAAGGCGGCGGACTCGAACGAGCCCCCGCCCAAGACGTCCAGGGTCACGCTGCTCAgcccgtccctcctcctcctggagaTCCCCGCCGACGCCGACACCAGCCTCCCGGTGTGGGACGCCCTGCGGCTGAAGTACGTCGACGTCGCCTGGACCGTGAACCCCTACAGCGTCAGCGTGCACTTGACCCCCGTGACCTCCGCCCCGGGCGAACGCGGGAGCGGCCCGGACCCGGCGCGGGCCGCGCCGCCGGCGCTGTCTCTGTGCGTCCTGCAGCCTCAGATGGTCGTGCAGCCCATCACGCAGCGGCGCCGCGCCTCCCGGGGCGGCGCCCCCCCCTGCGTCCTGCTCGACTCCACCCAGAAGACCCCTCCGAACCCGGCCGTCTCCGTCCCCCTGCCGCTCATGATCGCCCAGCCGCGGCCCCCCCGTCAGCCCGGCGCCGCGGCCAAGAGGGGCGGCCCGCCGCCAGCCCCGTCCAAGCCGGTCGTTGATTTCCACACGAGGGGCTCCGACGTGGAGATCTGCGACCGGTTCCTCCTGGGCCTGTGTCGCGCGGGGGCCAAGTGCAAGCTGCACCACACGCCGCTCCCGTTCCACTGGCAGCTGTGGTGGGTGCGCGCCCACCAGTGGTTCAACCTCCCCCCGCACCTCCAGGTCCTGCTGGAGCGGCTCTACTGCGACGTCGACCAGGAGGCGGCTCAGATCAAGGACGGGTGAGTGAGAGGAAACCTCCACGGCATGTTGCACGTTGTTGTGCAGAAGGGTTTCCTGCCTGTGAATCCATCACGGcgatctttctctctccaccccgCCATGCAGAGAAAAGCGCTTCACTCTGAACTTTGACTCGATGGCGCTGGACAAAGTCACGAAGTACGACGCGGTGAGACGCCTGAGCAACACCGACAGCCCGATCCGGAACCCTCACTTCCCCAACAGATGGAAAATCTACTGGTGGAACAACCTCACCTGGGAAGAATACAACTCAGTTAAtattctttttcctccccccccccccttagttTGCACTTAGTTTGCCCTGCCCTGTTTTCACTGCTCGTGTTCCTCCCTCCCTTAAGGACGTGTCCGACTTGCTGCGGAAGAAGATGCGAGACAAGGAGCCCGAGTGCAGCTTCAGCGTCGGCCCGCGGGAGTACAAGCTGGACTTCACCGCCATGAACCAGACCAACGTCACCACCGGGTTCCAGAGAGAAGTTCGCTGGAGGCCGGAATACCGCTCCCCCGAATCCATGAAGCCCGACCTGCAGTCagtgatccacacacacacacacacacgcacccacacacctcCGTTTCTCCAAAACGTAACTCATCCTGAAGGTTTTTCCGGCTCTCGGATGACCGAATTTGGACCAAATGAAAAGAATTATTAtacaaaacataattatttctcttaattcagaaaaaaagggtgAGGGCAAAACTTCGTAAAACGGTTcagtagttttaaaaaaacacgtgACCTTCGTACCGCCGCCACGttccctcttcttcatcatcacactgacgtcctttcctccctccgcccctacacacacacacacacacacacacacacccaggacAGGAGTCGATCTCGACCCCGTCGAGCCTGCCGGCGGTCTGCCGCCGGCGAACTTCAGCGTGGACCCTCTGGAGGAGTTCAGCTCCTGGTACCCTCCCGTGTGGTGTCCGCCCCCGGatggggaggcggaggaggagctcAGGCTGGTGGACGTCCCGGCGTGGACGCGGGCCTACGGGAAGGTCCGAAACCTCTTCTACGAGAGCCTGCCGGAGACCAAGGTGGACATCGTCAGCGTCCAGCAGGTCCAGAACCCCCTGCTCTGGGACAAGTACCAAAGGTACCGtttgttgtctctctgtcttaaaaaaagcaaatctcCCCAAACGTTCTGTCGCCCTTACATGtgcattgttgttgtcgtcgtcgcaGGCACAAGGTGCACATGCAGAAGCAGCACGCCGCGTCCGAGGAGCCCCTGGAGCGGCACCTCTTCCACGGGACGACGAGAGGCGCCTCCGACGGCATCTGCCACAACAACTTCGACCCGCGCGTGGCCGGGGCCAACGGCGTGTCGCACGGTTTCGGCTCCTACttcgccaccgccgccgcccgctCCAACAATTACTCGGCCAAGGGCGACC
This region of Scophthalmus maximus strain ysfricsl-2021 chromosome 12, ASM2237912v1, whole genome shotgun sequence genomic DNA includes:
- the LOC118282536 gene encoding protein mono-ADP-ribosyltransferase TIPARP-like, encoding MADAASSRRAKRTKAADSNEPPPKTSRVTLLSPSLLLLEIPADADTSLPVWDALRLKYVDVAWTVNPYSVSVHLTPVTSAPGERGSGPDPARAAPPALSLCVLQPQMVVQPITQRRRASRGGAPPCVLLDSTQKTPPNPAVSVPLPLMIAQPRPPRQPGAAAKRGGPPPAPSKPVVDFHTRGSDVEICDRFLLGLCRAGAKCKLHHTPLPFHWQLWWVRAHQWFNLPPHLQVLLERLYCDVDQEAAQIKDGEKRFTLNFDSMALDKVTKYDAVRRLSNTDSPIRNPHFPNRWKIYWWNNLTWEEYNSDVSDLLRKKMRDKEPECSFSVGPREYKLDFTAMNQTNVTTGFQREVRWRPEYRSPESMKPDLQTGVDLDPVEPAGGLPPANFSVDPLEEFSSWYPPVWCPPPDGEAEEELRLVDVPAWTRAYGKVRNLFYESLPETKVDIVSVQQVQNPLLWDKYQRHKVHMQKQHAASEEPLERHLFHGTTRGASDGICHNNFDPRVAGANGVSHGFGSYFATAAARSNNYSAKGDLDDVRHMFLAKVLVGKACVGRSNYRRPPPLKSKARPHKLYDTCVDVVDRPTMFVVYDSCQCYPYYLIKYRDIPNLIDI